The DNA region gattagacattattagtcttgcatagggataataacataactgagggatctctacggaacaagttgaatgaataaatcgtccgattcggagccagaataacaagtaaagtctaggtggatttttctgtaggtattgtcttcattcaatcgattttcccaaaagcaattccccaattctattctctgtgagttcttagtttagataattagttagttaaaaacaaaactccattattcttaggctagataataaaaagacagccattactagtacttttaattcctttgggttcgacaatccggtcttgctaaaactatactactgttcgataggtacacttgcctacatcgcgataatagttagtttcaagaatgattaattataaatatttaaaacctatcatgaaatatcGCGAtcattgatcatacatttatatggtgcaattaGAAAACTTTGTGTCTGATGATGCAAAGGTAATGATTTGCAAATTAAAGAACTTCATCTATGGGCTTAAGTAGACTTCTcgtcaataatattacaaaatttaccaaatgattatctcgTCAAATATCGCGAACCATCGTTGTCGACCATTTGCCGGCCACTGGAATGTCACTGCCGTAGCTACTGGCATCCTGAGCTGGTTCAATTTTTACTGATTCGGTTCGGGCCAGTAACGACCTTATTGGTCCAGTCTAGCTATCGATTGGACCATCAACTTGGGTTCACATAGCAAGCCCAGTTCGACCAATTTTTGGGTATTAGTCTCAGTTTTGGGCTCCTGGACCCAATCTACAATCTCAGGTCTAACTTTCAAGTTCAACTACCCATTAGGctaattgtttgacttgaaaattaatttctaaaaacaccatattaattttaattaattttattaatttaattttatatgatcaaaattaattttcccaaaaatcacttagatttttcaaattaatttttcaagaaaattctttaatcaaattttctagttgaacaattcttacgactgCCAAATTTAATTCTACatcaaataaatcgactcaattaaattatttccaaagtcgtagaattttcttctgattcaaatgcatttaggtcgagcttttgttgagctagtggagagaccaatcagacatatacaattatgctttagtaattacaattatgtctagaagtatCGTTCccataattcgcaattacttaatcatggagtcaatccacgagaagtaccatgattgaaaacaatccacaagaagtaccatgattgaaaactccttactgtatactctttacgaaatcAATTtatccaactactttgtccaatgacctcgtcatgtgtgtgttaccttcatatgatatccttgattcctttgagttaaattcattcactcaataaatcttatttttatcttcttgtcaccattgtgtcttcttaatgattaatatgatcactatgaacaaatgactgtgataaattgctcgttccaGAAGGAGCAACCCGTGACCATgtcccatatttatcaatccacacaattccaatgagaggatatcgttaactcttgtTGGTAAACCCATGCCATATACAAGTCATATACCGATTATGGGCTCAATCATATttagagtataagcctccacttatatcaaagcacatgagttacatgcacatggtcagtgactaacttaggatttaggtaaattacaccatgaatgtcacaagtgaattaatttacaaacgaattcagaattaattcatcttgggtccaatccaatgtatcattctgccaatgaatatatctatgtctctacccatggagTCAATTGTTCTGATAGCCATGATTAGTCATCTATTCAATTAGAATTGTAGACggcataataatccttctcagtttttgaatcaaatgctcactttgattcttttacgagattacagactcgtttagattatctactaaagtaagttgtctttctagcaatgtaaacgttcttacagtcCCACTTaccatcagtttgaacttagacaatcaataagctaatatttgcttgtcacaaattcactatgcatgcaaaatatgaaagaccggaaaaacaaaagacataataatgaaatgtgaaatttatttattcattgtttaaataaatagaaacatTTCCCAACACTTGAAGCTCATGCTATCCTACTATCGATTTGGTAGAATTTTACTCATTTTAATAtcagttatgtggcatgtacataggtgttaataTTTGTATTTACTTTGAATGATAATTGGTTTAGACTTGATCAATTGTTGATTTAGGAAAAATTGTggttcatatatgtatatgtgtatatttggTTATATAGTAAACTATTGGTATATGAGTAGAAAACTTGAATGTGGAATGGTAAGGTtgatgtgatgaaattgaatggatAACCATTAATATGACATGGTTAATTGTTGGATTGAATGGCTTAAAGGCATATGTGTAGGTTTAATTGGAGTAGaatgttttggtttgaattggtgccaaattgtggcatattggGTTGGTTGATTTAGAAATGGTAGAAtgaatgttttggtatgtattttggttggttttgtgcAGGTAAAAAGGTGCAATTAGGCACCAAATGAGTTAATGTTGTTGTTGGCTTGAAATAGGTACCAGAAAGCTTAATTTGTGCCAAAAATAGAGTCCACGTCGTGATGTTAAGCGATGGTCGTTGCGACGGCATAACGAGGAACCGGGTCGTCACAATAAGGCTAAGTCAATGAGTTACGTCGCGACAAGGAACCCCCTCATGTGGTGATGTCaagctgaaattttgaaaatgttccaattTATCCTTGTTTaaatttgggttaattttagAGTATACATAGGCTTGTATAAGACTCGAGAAAGGctgtattattaatttttaactgAAACGGTTATGTTtgtatgatttattattttaaaatgaatgttAATTGCCTATAGTTGCTACATCAATGATTGTAGAATTCTCGTAGCTCAGACTCGACAATTGGGTCAGGCGAGGGATGTTACAGTTCTCCAGTGGTAACCTTCACTAGTTGTTTTACCcctattttccttttcctttcctGTCACTCAATCTTTTTTTGGCTTGACCACCCTTGTGGCTCGTTGGTTTGTTGCTAGCTTGTGGTCGTCGACATGCTACGAGTGAGAGTCTCCTTTCAAATAAATAACATGCTGCTTGTTGGTGGCACCTTTGGCCCCCATCTCCGTGGTACTTGGTGCTCCCTCTATCACTTGTATCGTCTCCTTGTTCATGCGTTCGAATGATGTCGTTGTGGATGGCTTTGTTTCCCATTTGGGAATTTTTGGGTATCTTAGGATTTTCTTTGTTTCCCGTTTGAGATATTTTAGGTATCCTAAGATTGCTTTTCTCGCTTGAGCTGTCTGTACTTATTATTTCAAGTTAGCGAGAGGCGTGACCATTGCAATTGGGGTGAAAGAATGATGGGGCTCTACACATCATGGTGGCTCCTCCACCTTGATGGTTGAATATTGACATACAGGTGAGGGTTTTTGTCCTTGCTCCTATTTATTGGCAATGGTAACATGATTCAAGCAGAGGTTGCTCACTTTTCAAATTTGGGTTTGAAGCCATTTAAATCTTGTCATGTTTTTTGTATGGTTTGTCTTGGACTTTTTGTTTCTACTCAATTTGATTTGTACTAATTGTACATTTGTTCAGGACTTGGTCCTTTCTTGCTTGTAATCTTATCTTTGAATGGAAGTtcatttgacaaaaaataaaaaaaaaaaagaataagtaaCCCCATACATTATATCTAAGGGGAAATTGACCAAATAAAGTTTCATTTACTCTCGAAACTCAAAtcgagattttaattttttatacatacataaaaaatttataataaataaaatttagccTTACAAGTCAACTGTTATTGTTTAAACTAGTATTGagatttgaaaagtataaaaaaaaattaaaattaaccaaatcaaagTATATAGACTAATTCAATAACATtacactttaaaaaataattaattgagttctatttcttttttattattatttcttaaaattccCTTAATGTAAATGGATTTTTTCCTAATCTATTTAATATAAGGATTGATTTTAGTTGTTAAAATTTGTACAcactatttttcataaaattacaaaatttttaataaaattattacacACGATTAGCCCGTATATCGAATGGGATAAAAATTCTAATTATATCTAAAAAGAAAATGTCCAAGTTTATCACCAACTCTCGAAGCTCGAATAGAGTTGTCTAGTTGTTGGTTAGTAACACATTAAAAATGCAAGCAAATTAGGTATGgcataactattttttttcttccagctttacaaaaaaattattttcgcattttatttagattttatttttttagttttaaaaattatatttttttattaaattatcccAAAATTGATAGAAACGTTAATACAAATTACCTCAAATTAGATAGAAAcgttaatattttttaactttgctaacgttgcatatatatgaattatcATGTAAATGATACgataatatttaattgttttttaaattctaaaaattcaaaaaacatataaaaaattatttttaaataattaaaaagtataaaaatataaaaaaatatttttaataagttttcaattttaaaaaattaattaaatactgatATTTCAACCACGTGGTAATCAATATGCATGTTACGGGGATTCAAACTGTTAACTGAACCGGACTaatattaactgaattaaccgaacttTTAATCCTTTAACTGTTAACTgaaccgaaatttatatgtttttattttttaggttaaaacaagtataaaacatataaaaaatgataatgttcatttaaccgaattaactgaattaacagaattaaaaccatatataatttgtattattaattattaagtttgattaattcagttaattatctgattttgaactgaattaatcgataattaaaattttaaaaaatcattaaccgGCCACAGACTGAATTAAATCGGTTAACTGaccaattaactaaattaaatctGTTCGGTCGGTTAGTTTAATTTTAACCGAAATTTGAACACCCCTAATACATGGCGCAGCAACAAAGATAACAAACGTAAACTTTTATCTATTTTagataatttgacaaaaaaatacaaatttaaatatttaaaaaataaaaaaaataaaaaaggattaaaataattttttctttaaagtcggggaaaaaaatcattatgcaattaagtaataaaaaaattgaaatgattgCTCACTTTCCCTTCCACATTTGTACCGTTCTACCTAACCTTCTTTCTTTCGTCGGTGGAGTTGTTAATCAATCATCAGTTCAGCTATCCCCTCACCCTCCTTTCTATATAATCAATTCTACACTCCTATTTTGAACCAGACACTAAAATCCCATCAGTCAAGAATTAAACCATGGCAACGAATGAAGTCAAAGTTTTGGGTTCCTGGCCGAGTCCATTTGCGATGAGGCCTAGGATTGCCCTTAACCTCAAATCCCTCACCTATGAATACATTGAAGAGAAGTTATGGGAAGGCAAAAGCGAGCTTCTTCTCCAATCAAACCCTGTTTACAAGAAAATCCCAGTCCTCATTCACGGCGATAACAAGCCAATCTGCGAATCTCTCATCATCGTACAATACATCGACGAGGCTTGGTCTTCCGGTCCTTCTATTCTTCCTTCTGACCCCTGTGAACGTGCTGTCGCTCGGTTTTGGGCTGCATATCTTGACGACAAGGTGGGTCTCTGACTCTCACTTCACAATTTGTTcttatttgttttatgtttatatattcttTGTTGTGCAGTGGTTCCCAGCGGTGAAAAGTATAGGAGTCGCTAAAGGAGAGGAAGCAAAGAAAGCAGCAATAGCGCAAGTGGAAGAAGGGTTGGCTTTGATGGAAGAAGCATACGACAAGTGCAGCAAAGGGAAGGGTTACTTTGGTGGGGATGAAGTTGGGTACCTTGATATAGCTTTTGGGAGCTTCTTGGGATGGCTTAGAGTGACGGAGAAGTTCAATGCGATGAAGCTGCTGGACGAGGGGAAGACGCCTGGTCTGGTAAAATGGGCGGACAGGTTCTGTTCCCATGCCGCTGTGAAGGACGTTATGCCTGATACCGACAAGCTTGCGGAGTTTGGTAAGTTTGTTATTGCCAAAATAAGAGCCGCTGGCGCTGCTGCTGAAATGCATTAGAACAAAAATTAGCACATCTTGGATGGAACTAATGAATATATTATCTCTGTTTCTTCACTTTGTGATGATgaacaaagatatatatatatattccagtAATAAACCCTTTTCTTTGGCTATTGGATTAATTGGCATTTGAAGTTGATTTTCAGTAAGTTTGGAATTAATACTCTATTCTCTTTGATGCTTGTGATACAAGATAATAATAGaatattatataagaaaaattgattattttaaaattcgaagAAGGCAGAATGAATATCTATTAGgatataaattgtattttacgaaaaaaaaaattttaaaatgagaaaaatgaaattttcttaataattaatgATGTCACATGAGCAACTTCCTTTCAACTTTCTATTGCTTAAACCGGTCTACACCTAAAATCCTTAAAACGATAAATTACAtttatagttatttaattattagtagtttttttttcaaaattataaaatagttatttaattatttcaattttttttgtcactCGTATGATGGAAAGATTATTtgtcaacttttaaaattgatttaataataactTTTAACTCACATTTATATAtttgtcaatttaatcttaattctaaaaaaattaaccttcaaCGTTTACATATTGTGTAATTTGATATTTCTTTGTGACCATTTTACCTAAaaagctaatatatatatatcaactaaaatttattggaaatatataaaaaactgAAACACATAAAAATCCAAGAcaataaatttaatcttttttcattcctttaaaattaactctcaatgtcacaaataaaaagtaaaactgaaagaaaaaaataccaaattgcacaaaatgtACATGTTGAGGATTAATTTGTTTTAGAATCTAGACTAAGTTGACacaatatatgaattttaagtgttaaagttactattatgccaattttaagaGTTGTCACATCATCTTTCCATCAACCATTTAATATTtatgacaaaaaagaaaaattgaataattgggtgacaattttataacttttcatagatGAGTAACAAAGAAAAAACTTATCAATAATTCGGTGATTACCAATGTAGTTTACCCAATACCTAAAATAGTAATAAGTAGAGGTGTGCATgaccgggccgggccgggcccaacTAAAAAATTAGGCCTATTTGCTAGGCCTGGGCCTGACCCGActtaaaaaatgggcctaaaaatttacTCAAGCCCGacccgaataaaaatgttaaaacccgggcccgacccggcccgcccatattaatttttatattatttttatataattttaaaatatatataaaccatcaaaaatactaaaaacatcaaataaatatttctcaacaaattgaaaataaattttaaaaaatatgtatacttaaataatactaaaatagatgcaacttaacaagcaaatgtttctaaaataataacaaaattaacaaatgtctttaaaataataaaaaatttaacaataaaataagatttatacaatatccaaacaataacaacaaaatagtagcaacataatagtaaaatagtagcaaaatagtgagaaaacaataagaaaataatattaaaaaaattgtcatgtagtgaattcgggccgggctgggcccgggccaaaaatgccttactcgAGGCCCAGCCAgtttttttaaacgggccttatttttttgcctaagcctatttttcgggcctatatttttgcccaaaccctcccacatttttGGCGAGCCTTCGGGTATGCACACCTCTAATAGTAAGCAATCACCAATTTTGGTTAGCTTCATTTTTTTTCCACCTATAACACCTTATGTCTGACTTGATCGCCGAGTCCGGGTACTAGATATCACAATTAAATCGGGTTGCTTAACAGACTTTCTGACTTGACttaattacaacttaaaccacacAAATTTTCACACCCAATGTAACCCATATAACTTTATTTTTACCCTTTTTATGGTGACCTTTCTCAGAATTTAGAACTtcaatgtaatttttttgttatacaattattaaaatatttacagatgTTTTGCCCTACTGGCTtgtataattataattacaaCGACCTGGACCCTAAGGTTATGattaaattaatcttatttataaCCTGAGGCGTAGCCTCAAAGAGTGCCCCTCTATATACAAGATACTGCTACGACGCAATTCGCGTGGACTTGGCGGTATCTGACTTGGTCCTTCCATGGTCCACAAATCATTTCTTAATCTTGAATTCAGAGTGGTACAAAAGTATGTCTAAATGAACTTAGTGAGGTTCTATACAACAGTAATCATGGAAAACTCTTAATTTGACAAGTAAATAAGAATTAATGCACAGAGTTGAAACTCTCTGAGAGAATTATAAGATTTCGCAAACTTGACATGGCATCGCCAATACCTTTACATAATTTGAACTATTTATCGGCGGACATTGTCAATAAGTGTAGTCGTAATCGTACTTTACCAGACACCTCTTCTTCTTCGACTTGCCCTCAATATGGTTTCAGCTCATACTCTCACGTTTGCTTGTTTGGATTTGTCTCACTatagtgtaacatcccaaattagggcctaattggaatagtggttttgagaccacaaatctgaaatagaaataattattttatgattctcatgaGGTCTATGATAGGATTTTAtacttgtgtgaaagtttcatgaggaaattctatgcataaaatgtccaattaaattttagggaccaaattgaataagatgcaaaacttgcattctagaagctttaagtatgaaattgctttagattatgaattagagggtcttaattatcaattttaccaatttctataattttggacaaaaatggacatgcataggaaaaatttgaaagaaagatcctaagggcattttggtcatttggtaattaaaagaataaaaagggaaaatcaaagaaaaaatgtgtccatcttctccaagtgctagccaaatttctcaatagccatagctagggttttgttcaacatttccaagcttgattgtaagtgttccctagccccgtttttaatgttctttgtatttttgaagtctttgaagcatgatctactcatttctagctatattttgagctagggttcatgtatgaaatttgacccatgtgtaacatgcatgtattttgttgattaatggaggaatatgaatgtttgatgcatgataaacatattttactaggtgatttttttgtgaaaacacctaaaaggggacttgtttgtaaaagtataaaagtgggtagtaaaaatgtgaaataaaggaaaatttgggCTGAAATTAGCATGGTATAGGTTCagataggcttgggtaacaaagaaaatacatgcatttcatttttacgagcctagggactaaattgtaaataagtaaaaaaattaggggtaaaaaggtaattttaccaaagtatgaattatggattgatttgaataatgagattaataaacaagttaaatttggcatcaTAGATCAATAAAAACGTGATACAAGTCTTGATtgagggaagaataaagtatacgacaaTTAGACTCGATTACCATCATCtcgtaccgaggtaagttcatgtgtaaatgttgcAATGATATATCATGCTTTTACTATTTTGTTAATGTATGAGTTTATATGATTACTTATTATGTCAAGTGTGTGAATGATGTTGTAATCTATGAGCACGAGATTGTGAATAAATTCGACAAACATAAGATATCGAGAAAATCCcttttaaaccttaggaatagtttaggatacaatgtgacatttCACTAGGAATTATGTGGATATAAGCTCATggatatatgtgtaaatgtgatatgtgaatccgggtgctggtcttataCATCCTTCCTGTGGCTAGGTAACCTGGCATGTGTTacgggtacctgtcagcttgtgtgagcaggcccgagATTAGCTCGTGAGCGAGTaatatgtgattgtgatatgagatagcatgtggctacgtttgaagcactatgtgcaagtcttccgtgtatccaataatattccgagtgttcaacgggtaaacttGTGAGTCAATCAACAAGTAAATCAAAAAAGAGAGAATATGACATTGTGATTTGAGTTGGCACAGGTATGTACGATAAACTCACATGTATGAGCTCAATATGTGATAaatttttggtaagattgaaaatgtgtaagttCTGTTTACAAATTTGAGTTATATCTATGAGTTCAGAATAACACATAAGTAAATCTATGCTGTAAAGCcaaaattttgcccgggcccaacagAACAGtccaattttttttacattacatCAACCCAATTCAAACAAACctcaaaaccaaaaccaaaccaGACCCAATACCCATAAGTAGACCCAAACCAAACCCAACAGactccagcccaaataaattaaaccaaaaattaaaatctaaacctaaacctaaacccaaCAGCCCATaacattttcagaaaaaaaaccctagccacctaacCCTAGGTTGGTGCCACACTCCAACCGCCACTGTCAGCGCCGCCAGTTCATTGGCCACCGCCCTCGCCACTTGTGCCGCCACCTGCAAGAAATTAAAGGCAGAAATGACAAGCAAATGGACAAAAATactttgtaaatggctatataagccttgcaatattttgtattttttttctggacactttttgaattaaaaaaaagattcaagcATACCAAATAATCAAAAAAGCAACAAGCAGATCGAAGAGGAAAAAAACAAAGCTAACGTGCCAAggtctttaattttatttccttttattttctttttcgaaactatttatatacacatatatctctttattttcttttttaaaaaaactatttatatatattaaaaaaagttcTACAAAAGAGAAAACTTACCCTTTCTTTGACTTTGCCAGAAAGCAGGCATAGCTGCTGTGGCGGTGCTCGGCTTGAGAGGAGAGGGGTTTGAGAGAATTAGAAGAGGggtttttcagttttttttggtgaaatgggaaggaatgaaatttttttaaaatttttttgacttatataggccccaaaacgacatcgttttgaggCTGGCCTCAAATGCCCAAAACAGCATCGTTTTACCCCTAGGATCTGCGTGTTGACCCGACCCGCCAGTAGGATCCgtgtgttttcaaaaaatgggtTATTTGCGCATATAGCCCTTCTGCTTTTTCATGGTTTTGCAatcaagtttttttaaattttaattttaccctGTAATTTATTTcggtttccaatttagtcccccttgaagctgtgcgttttggagggaagggattatttcccttttggtccgtCCTTGTTGTTCGCGCATTCAATCtggtccttttctttttattttattttagatttgccCCGAACTTTCGTTTTAAgtttaatttagccattttttagttatttttactattttattattaaaattaattaattactattattaatatttttattattactattattattagtccttttactattattatttattatcaatattattattattattactattattactagttttatttttattactattaacattagtattattatcatttttgtaattattattactattatttttttactactattatttagcatattattattacaattattattaccataattattatttttatttttactactactactactattattattattatcattattattgtcatttttattttgtcatattttatattttttatttacttatttatttgcttatttcatttttcttatttatttgtttaagttttttaataatttttttacttttttatttatttatatttttatattattagtcttgtttttgtttcatttttatatatttgctcATATTATTGTTATCGGCACTATCGCACCTAATATTATGTTATTACACGTATTAGCACTGTAATTTgcttttatattttactataaatcacGCCATATTCTTACTCGATACATTAAAACATTGTTTCAAATAAGCAATATTGCGTGTTTCGAGATTTAAAAAGTCGTTCCCTAACTTACGAGATTTCGATTTTCTCAATAAATCCGAATACGCGAGTCCTTTTTTAAaacataagttttttttaaaataatctcgggaattaagaaaagatcatgttctaacttacgggatatgatCTCTTTCTAAAATCGAGATAATCAAACAtcttctaaaataaataattttcggTGTTTATCCTTGTTCCGGGGATTCAAGATATTATGTCTTAACTTATGGAACATAattcttttcctcgattaacgtgaaatacaccattttctaaaaaaattttaataatattttaacaaatagTCGTACTTTTAAAATCTTCAAAGTCCTCAAATTTTCGATaccaagacattaattaatcaactaggtaccaattttggcgtatcgagggtgctaacccttcctcgtgcgtaaccaactcccgaacccattttctggatTTTGTTGACCAAAAAatcatcgttttaataaaattaaatttttgttaaagcGACTGAAttattaggtgatccgatcacacctaaataaaaaggattggtggcgactcccacgtttgttttcatttttaaaatcaagtcgaccccgtttattaaaatgatttcgacagcttggcgactccattggggaagtttttaaaataagagagtcaagccacgagttgattaatttttatccTTTTGTCAAAAATTGCAAACTTGGTTTAAGTGTACGGTCTTT from Gossypium hirsutum isolate 1008001.06 chromosome A04, Gossypium_hirsutum_v2.1, whole genome shotgun sequence includes:
- the LOC107948962 gene encoding glutathione S-transferase U17, with the protein product MATNEVKVLGSWPSPFAMRPRIALNLKSLTYEYIEEKLWEGKSELLLQSNPVYKKIPVLIHGDNKPICESLIIVQYIDEAWSSGPSILPSDPCERAVARFWAAYLDDKWFPAVKSIGVAKGEEAKKAAIAQVEEGLALMEEAYDKCSKGKGYFGGDEVGYLDIAFGSFLGWLRVTEKFNAMKLLDEGKTPGLVKWADRFCSHAAVKDVMPDTDKLAEFGKFVIAKIRAAGAAAEMH